A stretch of Malus sylvestris chromosome 11, drMalSylv7.2, whole genome shotgun sequence DNA encodes these proteins:
- the LOC126591262 gene encoding putative disease resistance protein RGA3 isoform X6, whose protein sequence is MAAEAVLTFAAEGILNKVLSLAEKEFSLAWGFKAELKKLQESITHIELLLLDVAEQPQDRHKSVEAWVKKLKDVAHDAEDVFDELEYEGYRRKVEIQDHMKKKVLNFFSLSNPLAFRLKMAHKIQKINASLVDLERKASPLGLVSKNKDATTQGIRWDRQTNAFIGEDEIIIGRQDDVSKIVTTLTDSKYNQENLAVMAIVGMGGLGKTTLAKSVYNEGSVHKFFEKKIWICVSDTFDVNSILHQMSEQLNRKKAPSKDNQNTLLLSLDEELKDKKYLLVLDDVWNEDSKIWESFMECLSKLSSAKGSKIIVTTRKDKVALTSERLLPRHELGKLYGDQCWSIMKNRACSGNSDPEFDKIGREIAEKCRGVPLVAKVLGGILHTKKSIGEWSSFKNSRIWDNLSKGEDIIMPVLRLSFDNLESASLKQCFAYCSMFKKDFEIERDNLIQLWMTQGLLRPSHGESKEMEDIGNEYFDILLQSSLFQDATISNNGIVSKCKMHDLVHDLAERVSKFEILTGESCGRDNTLEIRHVAWVSTSTLENIPARSAGKLRSLFSDNGEVPASILPRFKALRVLNLWNANIEELPVSVGRLKHLRYLDISKTGFKALPKSIGKLYNLQTLRAVNCALEEFPKELQNLINLRHIYFDEDIKFPQGIRRLTCLRTLPYFSVGNEIGRRIEELAGLKQLKGELIVSNLQLVKNGEEAKKAKLEDKTKIRHLSFNWTEDRSTTDNNEDEDVLEGLRPHLELESLSIANFTGDKFPTWMMSGSLMPNKLKKIELLGCDKCEGVPPLGHLPSLTELNIRGMANLKYVGDEFYGYDLVHNVATTSEEVITLFPTLKVLNISECGDLNEWKQAPTTSRKKVVVFPCLEMLTVKNCSKLRNAPSHFPFLQKLKMSSCDSRTPIEKISSGLTTLTSIKIRGIKELTCLPSGILKKNNNLYSLVIKNCDDLTFITPDVVGSCGSLKKLVIWNCDKLRHLPDGLDTLPLLEVLEISKCPSLELIPIEQGMASLRELEIEDCGRLSRLPSELKNCTSLQNLSIENCNGLSGPLSLGASLIEVILRNCNGLSGPLSLGASLVELSIRGCNNLTSIEMKGSGSLTASLQKLTIWECRELSSIPALPQQCPSLQELDITGCPKLSWFGVKSSRVEKEEKCISLQSTSDLRSMTSLRLLYIVNCERLESWVSSLQFPPSLDTLAIRDIPNLQILPSLDSLNSLRDLEIGGFWEELDSFPDFEVGSLMHLRELTLYGWPKLKSPPQQIQHLTSNIFGDISI, encoded by the exons ATGGCAGCTGAAGCTGTGCTTACTTTTGCTGCGGAGGGAATACTGAACAAGGTGCTTTCACTTGCTGAGAAAGAATTCAGTCTTGCGTGGGGCTTCAAAGCTGAACTCAAAAAGCTTCAAGAGTCAATTACCCACATTGAACTTTTGTTGCTTGATGTTGCCGAACAACCACAAG ATCGGCATAAGTCAGTAGAGGCATGGGTGAAGAAACTCAAAGACGTAGCTCATGATGCTGAGGATGTCTTCGATGAACTCGAGTACGAAGGTTATCGGCGTAAAGTCGAAATCCAAGACCATATGAAGAAAAAGGTTCTGAACTTCTTTTCACTCTCCAATCCACTTGCATTTCGTCTGAAAATGGCGCATAAAATTCAGAAGATCAATGCATCCTTGGTGGATCTCGAGAGGAAAGCATCTCCTCTTGGACTGGTTTCCAAGAATAAAGATGCAACCACTCAGGGGATTAGATGGGACAGACAAACCAACGCATTCATTGGCGAGGATGAAATAATTATCGGAAGGCAAGATGATGTGTCAAAAATAGTCACAACCTTGACCGACTCCAAATACAATCAAGAAAATCTTGCGGTTATGGCCATCGTGGGAATGGGAGGCCTCGGGAAAACAACATTGGCCAAGTCAGTTTACAATGAGGGTTCGGTACACaagttttttgaaaaaaaaatttggatttgtGTATCCGACACTTTTGACGTCAATTCCATCCTACATCAGATGTCAGAACAGCTTAATCGAAAAAAAGCTCCTTCTAAAGATAACCAGAATACTCTGCTTTTGTCCCTTGACGAAGAGTTGAAAGATAAAAAATACTTGCTCGTACTTGATGACGTTTGGAACGAAGATTCCAAAATTTGGGAGAGTTTCATGGAATGTTTGTCAAAGCTTAGTTCTGCTAAAGGATCCAAAATTATTGTCACCACTCGCAAAGATAAAGTTGCATTAACATCAGAAAGGCTACTTCCACGACATGAATTGGGAAAACTTTATGGGGATCAATGTTGGTCCATCATGAAAAATAGAGCTTGTTCCGGTAACAGTGATCCTGAGTTCGATAAAATTGGAAGGGAGATTGCTGAAAAGTGTCGTGGTGTTCCATTGGTGGCAAAG GTTCTGGGAGGCATTTTGCACACTAAAAAAAGTATCGGAGAATGGTCGTCATTTAAAAACAGTAGAATATGGGACAACCTATCAAAAGGAGAAGATATAATTATGCCAGTCTTGAggttgagttttgacaatttAGAATCAGCATCATTGAAGCAATGTTTTGCATATTGCTCAATGTTCAAGAaagattttgaaattgaaagAGATAACTTGATTCAACTTTGGATGACTCAAGGATTACTTCGCCCTTCACATGGTGAAAGTAAAGAGATGGAGGACATTGGCAATGAATATTTTGATATTCTATTGCAGAGCTCCTTATTTCAAGATGCTACAATAAGCAACAATGGCATTGTTAGCAAATGCAAGATGCACGATCTTGTGCATGATCTGGCAGAACGTGTATCCAAATTCGAAATCTTGACGGGAGAATCATGTGGTAGAGATAATACACTTGAGATTCGACATGTTGCTTGGGTTTCTACTTCTACACTGGAAAATATTCCAGCAAGAAGTGCTGGGAAATTGCGGTCACTGTTTTCCGACAACGGTGAAGTTCCTGCTAGCATTCTTCCACGGTTCAAAGCTTTACGCGTCTTGAATTTATGGAATGCTAATATTGAAGAACTTCCAGTTTCAGTTGGTAGGCTGAAACACTTAAGGTATCTTGACATTTCTAAAACAGGATTCAAAGCACTCCCCAAATCTATAGGCAAGCTCTATAACCTTCAGACATTAAGAGCAGTGAATTGTGCCCTTGAAGAGTTTCCGAAAGAACTGCAAAACTTGATCAACCTGAgacatatttattttgatgagGATATCAAATTCCCACAAGGGATACGTCGGTTGACTTGCCTTCGAACATTACCTTACTTTTCTGTGGGTAATGAGATTGGTCGTCGAATTGAAGAGTTGGCTGGCTTGAAACAACTGAAGGGTGAATTAATTGTTTCTAATTTGCAGCTCGTAAAGAATGGAGAAGAAGCAAAGAAAGCAAAGTTAGAGGATAAGACGAAAATACGCCATTTAAGCTTCAATTGGACAGAAGATAGGTCAACAACAGACAACAACGAGGACGAAGATGTCCTAGAAGGCCTCCGACCACATCTTGAGTTGGAGAGCTTAAGTATTGCAAACTTCACGGGCGACAAGTTTCCAACGTGGATGATGAGTGGGTCATTAATGCCcaacaaattgaagaagattgagTTACTTGGATGCGACAAATGTGAAGGAGTCCCACCGCTTGGTCATCTACCCAGTCTTACGGAGCTTAATATTAGAGGAATGGCTAACTTGAAATATGTTGGAGATGAGTTCTATGGTTATGATCTTGTCCACAATGTAGCCACGACAAGTGAGGAGGTAATTACTTTATTTCCAACGCTTAAAGTATTAAATATTTCTGAGTGTGGTGATCTAAATGAATGGAAGCAAGCACCAACAACGTCAAGAAAAAAAGTTGTGGTTTTTCCTTGTCTCGAGATGTTGACTGTCAAAAATTGTTCCAAATTGAGAAATGCTCCGAGTcattttccatttcttcaaaaGTTGAAGATGTCTTCTTGTGATAGCAGAACACCAATAGAAAAAATAAGCAGTGGATTAACAACTCTCACCTCTATCAAAATTAGAGGTATTAAGGAGCTTACTTGTTTGCCGTCGGGGATTTTGAAGAAGAATAATAATCTCTATTCTTTGGTTATAAAGAATTGCGATGACTTAACCTTTATTACCCCAGATGTAGTCGGTTCTTGCGGTTCTCTTAAAAAATTAGTCATTTGGAATTGCGACAAGCTGAGGCATTTGCCAGATGGGCTAGACACGCTCCCTCTCCTTGAGGTATTGGAAATATCAAAATGTCCTAGTCTAGAGTTGATTCCAATTGAACAGGGCATGGCATCTCTACGGGAATTAGAGATTGAAGATTGTGGACGATTGTCACGCCTACCGAGTGAGTTGAAGAACTGCACCTCTCTCCAGAATTTGAGTATAGAGAATTGCAATGGATTATCAGGCCCGTTGAGTTTAGGGGCCTCTCTCATTGAAGTGATTTTACGGAATTGTAATGGATTATCAGGCCCATTGAGTTTAGGGGCCTCTCTCGTGGAATTGAGTATACGGGGTTGCAATAACCTGACATCAATTGAAATGAAAGGCAGCGGGTCCCTCACCGCCTCTCTTCAGAAATTGACAATCTGGGAGTGCCGTGAATTATCAAGCATTCCTGCTCTTCCACAACAATGTCCCTCTCTTCAGGAATTGGATATAACGGGATGCCCAAAGCTATCATGGTTTGGTGTGAAAAGTAGCAGAGTTGAGAAGGAGGAGAAGTGCATTAGTCTACAATCTACTTCAGATTTGCGCAGCATGACCTCCCTTCGACTTCTATATATTGTAAATTGTGAAAGATTAGAAAGTTGGGTGAGCAGCCTGCAATTCCCACCCTCTCTTGACACGCTGGCAATAAGAGATATCCCTAATTTACAGATTCTTCCAAGTTTAGACAGCCTCAATTCTCTCCGTGATTTGGAAATCGGTGGGTTCTGGGAGGAGCTCGATTCCTTCCCTGATTTTGAAGTTGGATCATTAATGCATCTTAGAGAGTTAA CCTTGTATGGTTGGCCTAAGCTCAAGTCTCCGCCTCAACAAATTCAACACCTCACTTCTAACATTTTTGGTGATATATCAATTTGA
- the LOC126591262 gene encoding putative disease resistance protein RGA3 isoform X1: protein MAAEAVLTFAAEGILNKVLSLAEKEFSLAWGFKAELKKLQESITHIELLLLDVAEQPQDRHKSVEAWVKKLKDVAHDAEDVFDELEYEGYRRKVEIQDHMKKKVLNFFSLSNPLAFRLKMAHKIQKINASLVDLERKASPLGLVSKNKDATTQGIRWDRQTNAFIGEDEIIIGRQDDVSKIVTTLTDSKYNQENLAVMAIVGMGGLGKTTLAKSVYNEGSVHKFFEKKIWICVSDTFDVNSILHQMSEQLNRKKAPSKDNQNTLLLSLDEELKDKKYLLVLDDVWNEDSKIWESFMECLSKLSSAKGSKIIVTTRKDKVALTSERLLPRHELGKLYGDQCWSIMKNRACSGNSDPEFDKIGREIAEKCRGVPLVAKVLGGILHTKKSIGEWSSFKNSRIWDNLSKGEDIIMPVLRLSFDNLESASLKQCFAYCSMFKKDFEIERDNLIQLWMTQGLLRPSHGESKEMEDIGNEYFDILLQSSLFQDATISNNGIVSKCKMHDLVHDLAERVSKFEILTGESCGRDNTLEIRHVAWVSTSTLENIPARSAGKLRSLFSDNGEVPASILPRFKALRVLNLWNANIEELPVSVGRLKHLRYLDISKTGFKALPKSIGKLYNLQTLRAVNCALEEFPKELQNLINLRHIYFDEDIKFPQGIRRLTCLRTLPYFSVGNEIGRRIEELAGLKQLKGELIVSNLQLVKNGEEAKKAKLEDKTKIRHLSFNWTEDRSTTDNNEDEDVLEGLRPHLELESLSIANFTGDKFPTWMMSGSLMPNKLKKIELLGCDKCEGVPPLGHLPSLTELNIRGMANLKYVGDEFYGYDLVHNVATTSEEVITLFPTLKVLNISECGDLNEWKQAPTTSRKKVVVFPCLEMLTVKNCSKLRNAPSHFPFLQKLKMSSCDSRTPIEKISSGLTTLTSIKIRGIKELTCLPSGILKKNNNLYSLVIKNCDDLTFITPDVVGSCGSLKKLVIWNCDKLRHLPDGLDTLPLLEVLEISKCPSLELIPIEQGMASLRELEIEDCGRLSRLPSELKNCTSLQNLSIENCNGLSGPLSLGASLIEVILRNCNGLSGPLSLGASLVELSIRGCNNLTSIEMKGSGSLTASLQKLTIWECRELSSIPALPQQCPSLQELDITGCPKLSWFGVKSSRVEKEEKCISLQSTSDLRSMTSLRLLYIVNCERLESWVSSLQFPPSLDTLAIRDIPNLQILPSLDSLNSLRDLEIGGFWEELDSFPDFEVGSLMHLRELSLCGWPKLKSLPQQIQHLTSLSYLIIVNFEGVETLPEWLGSLTSLTYLSIQGCKNLMNLPSVQAMQRLTKLQSLRIINCHPLLEERCRRDSGTDWPKISHIPYFYIFSRQQLD, encoded by the exons ATGGCAGCTGAAGCTGTGCTTACTTTTGCTGCGGAGGGAATACTGAACAAGGTGCTTTCACTTGCTGAGAAAGAATTCAGTCTTGCGTGGGGCTTCAAAGCTGAACTCAAAAAGCTTCAAGAGTCAATTACCCACATTGAACTTTTGTTGCTTGATGTTGCCGAACAACCACAAG ATCGGCATAAGTCAGTAGAGGCATGGGTGAAGAAACTCAAAGACGTAGCTCATGATGCTGAGGATGTCTTCGATGAACTCGAGTACGAAGGTTATCGGCGTAAAGTCGAAATCCAAGACCATATGAAGAAAAAGGTTCTGAACTTCTTTTCACTCTCCAATCCACTTGCATTTCGTCTGAAAATGGCGCATAAAATTCAGAAGATCAATGCATCCTTGGTGGATCTCGAGAGGAAAGCATCTCCTCTTGGACTGGTTTCCAAGAATAAAGATGCAACCACTCAGGGGATTAGATGGGACAGACAAACCAACGCATTCATTGGCGAGGATGAAATAATTATCGGAAGGCAAGATGATGTGTCAAAAATAGTCACAACCTTGACCGACTCCAAATACAATCAAGAAAATCTTGCGGTTATGGCCATCGTGGGAATGGGAGGCCTCGGGAAAACAACATTGGCCAAGTCAGTTTACAATGAGGGTTCGGTACACaagttttttgaaaaaaaaatttggatttgtGTATCCGACACTTTTGACGTCAATTCCATCCTACATCAGATGTCAGAACAGCTTAATCGAAAAAAAGCTCCTTCTAAAGATAACCAGAATACTCTGCTTTTGTCCCTTGACGAAGAGTTGAAAGATAAAAAATACTTGCTCGTACTTGATGACGTTTGGAACGAAGATTCCAAAATTTGGGAGAGTTTCATGGAATGTTTGTCAAAGCTTAGTTCTGCTAAAGGATCCAAAATTATTGTCACCACTCGCAAAGATAAAGTTGCATTAACATCAGAAAGGCTACTTCCACGACATGAATTGGGAAAACTTTATGGGGATCAATGTTGGTCCATCATGAAAAATAGAGCTTGTTCCGGTAACAGTGATCCTGAGTTCGATAAAATTGGAAGGGAGATTGCTGAAAAGTGTCGTGGTGTTCCATTGGTGGCAAAG GTTCTGGGAGGCATTTTGCACACTAAAAAAAGTATCGGAGAATGGTCGTCATTTAAAAACAGTAGAATATGGGACAACCTATCAAAAGGAGAAGATATAATTATGCCAGTCTTGAggttgagttttgacaatttAGAATCAGCATCATTGAAGCAATGTTTTGCATATTGCTCAATGTTCAAGAaagattttgaaattgaaagAGATAACTTGATTCAACTTTGGATGACTCAAGGATTACTTCGCCCTTCACATGGTGAAAGTAAAGAGATGGAGGACATTGGCAATGAATATTTTGATATTCTATTGCAGAGCTCCTTATTTCAAGATGCTACAATAAGCAACAATGGCATTGTTAGCAAATGCAAGATGCACGATCTTGTGCATGATCTGGCAGAACGTGTATCCAAATTCGAAATCTTGACGGGAGAATCATGTGGTAGAGATAATACACTTGAGATTCGACATGTTGCTTGGGTTTCTACTTCTACACTGGAAAATATTCCAGCAAGAAGTGCTGGGAAATTGCGGTCACTGTTTTCCGACAACGGTGAAGTTCCTGCTAGCATTCTTCCACGGTTCAAAGCTTTACGCGTCTTGAATTTATGGAATGCTAATATTGAAGAACTTCCAGTTTCAGTTGGTAGGCTGAAACACTTAAGGTATCTTGACATTTCTAAAACAGGATTCAAAGCACTCCCCAAATCTATAGGCAAGCTCTATAACCTTCAGACATTAAGAGCAGTGAATTGTGCCCTTGAAGAGTTTCCGAAAGAACTGCAAAACTTGATCAACCTGAgacatatttattttgatgagGATATCAAATTCCCACAAGGGATACGTCGGTTGACTTGCCTTCGAACATTACCTTACTTTTCTGTGGGTAATGAGATTGGTCGTCGAATTGAAGAGTTGGCTGGCTTGAAACAACTGAAGGGTGAATTAATTGTTTCTAATTTGCAGCTCGTAAAGAATGGAGAAGAAGCAAAGAAAGCAAAGTTAGAGGATAAGACGAAAATACGCCATTTAAGCTTCAATTGGACAGAAGATAGGTCAACAACAGACAACAACGAGGACGAAGATGTCCTAGAAGGCCTCCGACCACATCTTGAGTTGGAGAGCTTAAGTATTGCAAACTTCACGGGCGACAAGTTTCCAACGTGGATGATGAGTGGGTCATTAATGCCcaacaaattgaagaagattgagTTACTTGGATGCGACAAATGTGAAGGAGTCCCACCGCTTGGTCATCTACCCAGTCTTACGGAGCTTAATATTAGAGGAATGGCTAACTTGAAATATGTTGGAGATGAGTTCTATGGTTATGATCTTGTCCACAATGTAGCCACGACAAGTGAGGAGGTAATTACTTTATTTCCAACGCTTAAAGTATTAAATATTTCTGAGTGTGGTGATCTAAATGAATGGAAGCAAGCACCAACAACGTCAAGAAAAAAAGTTGTGGTTTTTCCTTGTCTCGAGATGTTGACTGTCAAAAATTGTTCCAAATTGAGAAATGCTCCGAGTcattttccatttcttcaaaaGTTGAAGATGTCTTCTTGTGATAGCAGAACACCAATAGAAAAAATAAGCAGTGGATTAACAACTCTCACCTCTATCAAAATTAGAGGTATTAAGGAGCTTACTTGTTTGCCGTCGGGGATTTTGAAGAAGAATAATAATCTCTATTCTTTGGTTATAAAGAATTGCGATGACTTAACCTTTATTACCCCAGATGTAGTCGGTTCTTGCGGTTCTCTTAAAAAATTAGTCATTTGGAATTGCGACAAGCTGAGGCATTTGCCAGATGGGCTAGACACGCTCCCTCTCCTTGAGGTATTGGAAATATCAAAATGTCCTAGTCTAGAGTTGATTCCAATTGAACAGGGCATGGCATCTCTACGGGAATTAGAGATTGAAGATTGTGGACGATTGTCACGCCTACCGAGTGAGTTGAAGAACTGCACCTCTCTCCAGAATTTGAGTATAGAGAATTGCAATGGATTATCAGGCCCGTTGAGTTTAGGGGCCTCTCTCATTGAAGTGATTTTACGGAATTGTAATGGATTATCAGGCCCATTGAGTTTAGGGGCCTCTCTCGTGGAATTGAGTATACGGGGTTGCAATAACCTGACATCAATTGAAATGAAAGGCAGCGGGTCCCTCACCGCCTCTCTTCAGAAATTGACAATCTGGGAGTGCCGTGAATTATCAAGCATTCCTGCTCTTCCACAACAATGTCCCTCTCTTCAGGAATTGGATATAACGGGATGCCCAAAGCTATCATGGTTTGGTGTGAAAAGTAGCAGAGTTGAGAAGGAGGAGAAGTGCATTAGTCTACAATCTACTTCAGATTTGCGCAGCATGACCTCCCTTCGACTTCTATATATTGTAAATTGTGAAAGATTAGAAAGTTGGGTGAGCAGCCTGCAATTCCCACCCTCTCTTGACACGCTGGCAATAAGAGATATCCCTAATTTACAGATTCTTCCAAGTTTAGACAGCCTCAATTCTCTCCGTGATTTGGAAATCGGTGGGTTCTGGGAGGAGCTCGATTCCTTCCCTGATTTTGAAGTTGGATCATTAATGCATCTTAGAGAGTTAAGTTTGTGTGGTTGGCCTAAGCTCAAGTCTCTGCCTCAACAAATTCAACACCTCACTTCTCTATCATATTTGATTATAGTTAACTTTGAGGGAGTGGAGACTTTGCCAGAATGGTTGGGTAGCCTTACATCCCTTACATATCTGAGTATTCAAggttgcaagaatctgatgaaTTTACCAAGTGTCCAAGCTATGCAACGCCTCACCAAATTACAATCTCTCCGTATTATTAATTGTCATCCCCTTTTAGAGGAAAGATGCAGGAGGGACAGCGGCACAGATTGGCCTAAGATTTCTCACATTCCATATTTCTACA TATTCTCCAGACAACAGTTGGATTGA